Proteins encoded together in one Synechococcus sp. A15-62 window:
- the holB gene encoding DNA polymerase III subunit delta', producing MSALFEDLIGQPLAVDLLSAALAQGRVAPAYLFAGPEGVGRQLAAVRFLEGLLADGQPSVRERRRLLERNHPDLLWVEPTYQHQGRLLTRAEAEEAGLSRRTPPQLRLEQIRDIGRCLARQPVEAKRGMVVIEAAEAMAEAAANALLKTLEEPGHGVLILLTSAPERLLSTIRSRCQLIRFLRLNQEAMAQVLERTGAMAHDAPELLALAAGSPGALIDHRRSLDGLPEELVQRLDSLPATPMEALALARDLCEALDGEQQLWLIGWWQHRLWRSGSSASRLKRLDTLRAQLLSFVQPRLAWEVALLDLTPSVS from the coding sequence TTGAGCGCGCTTTTTGAGGATCTGATCGGCCAGCCCCTTGCCGTTGATCTGCTCTCTGCAGCCTTGGCCCAGGGACGCGTGGCCCCGGCCTACCTCTTTGCCGGCCCTGAAGGGGTGGGACGCCAGTTGGCGGCGGTGCGTTTTCTTGAGGGACTGCTGGCCGATGGTCAGCCCTCGGTGCGGGAACGCCGACGCCTGTTGGAGCGCAATCACCCTGACCTGCTTTGGGTCGAACCCACGTATCAGCATCAGGGCCGTTTGCTGACCCGCGCCGAAGCCGAGGAAGCGGGGCTCAGCCGCCGCACCCCGCCCCAGTTGCGATTGGAGCAGATCCGCGACATCGGTCGCTGTCTGGCCCGGCAGCCGGTGGAGGCGAAGCGCGGCATGGTCGTGATTGAGGCCGCCGAGGCGATGGCGGAAGCGGCGGCCAATGCCCTGCTGAAAACGCTGGAGGAACCCGGCCATGGGGTGCTGATTCTGTTGACGTCAGCACCCGAGCGGCTGCTCAGCACGATTCGATCCCGGTGTCAGTTGATTCGGTTCCTCCGGCTCAACCAAGAGGCCATGGCACAGGTGCTTGAGCGCACCGGTGCCATGGCTCACGATGCTCCCGAACTTCTGGCCCTCGCTGCCGGGTCTCCAGGGGCTTTGATCGACCATCGGCGCAGCCTTGATGGTCTGCCCGAGGAGTTGGTTCAGCGCCTCGATTCGCTTCCCGCAACCCCAATGGAGGCGCTGGCGTTGGCGCGAGATCTCTGCGAAGCCCTTGATGGGGAGCAGCAGCTGTGGTTGATCGGCTGGTGGCAGCACCGGCTCTGGCGTTCCGGCAGTTCCGCGTCGAGGCTGAAGCGCTTGGACACACTCCGGGCTCAGCTGCTTTCGTTCGTTCAGCCGCGCTTGGCCTGGGAGGTGGCGCTGCTCGACCTCACACCATCCGTTTCCTAG
- the tmk gene encoding dTMP kinase — MTGRFIVLEGIDGCGKTTQIQHLVEWLPNSGLMPKSAAVVCTREPGGTPLGRSIRELLLHTSDQEAPAPTAELLLYAADRAQHVETLIRPALERGDWVISDRFSGSTLAYQGYGRGLDRDLIQRLEQIATAGLQPDLTLWLRLSVQESLQRRLGDKEDRIEAEGAAFLERVAQGFAQLAEQRYWCAIAADQSASAVRAALEHQLQEHLA; from the coding sequence ATGACCGGTCGCTTCATCGTTCTGGAGGGCATCGACGGCTGCGGCAAGACCACGCAGATCCAGCATCTGGTTGAGTGGTTGCCCAACAGCGGTCTGATGCCGAAGAGCGCTGCTGTGGTCTGCACCCGTGAGCCGGGAGGCACTCCCCTGGGGCGCTCGATCCGGGAGCTGCTGCTGCACACGTCAGACCAGGAGGCACCAGCTCCCACCGCTGAACTTTTGCTGTATGCCGCCGATCGGGCGCAGCATGTTGAAACGTTGATCCGTCCTGCTCTGGAGCGTGGTGATTGGGTGATCAGCGATCGTTTTTCTGGATCGACCCTTGCCTATCAAGGCTATGGCCGTGGTTTGGATCGGGACTTGATTCAGCGGCTCGAACAGATCGCCACCGCGGGGCTGCAGCCCGATCTCACCCTGTGGCTGCGCCTTTCCGTTCAAGAGAGCCTGCAGCGTCGTCTCGGGGACAAGGAGGACCGCATCGAAGCCGAGGGAGCCGCATTCCTGGAGCGGGTTGCGCAGGGTTTTGCCCAGTTGGCTGAGCAGCGCTACTGGTGCGCAATCGCTGCAGATCAGTCAGCCAGTGCTGTGCGTGCTGCTTTGGAACATCAGCTTCAGGAGCATCTGGCTTGA
- a CDS encoding cation-translocating P-type ATPase: MSPAVQTVVLDVEGMKCGGCVRAVETTLLDQPGVQRADVNLVSRSAWLDLTAGESDVDGVLKALADRGFPAKERSLDAPIGGMAAGQVLPGWWQQWRQLMVALVLLLLSVLGHVSEAGHLSLPLIGTLPFHATLATVALLGPGRPILVGGVAAARVGTPSMDSLVGLGVSSAYVASLVALVWPQVGWPCFFNEPVMLLGFVLLGRFLEERARFRTGQALQQLAQLQPDTARLLLSDGTIREVRVGALRPGETVQLLAGDRIPVDGEVLEGASAVDVSSLTGEPLPMQAEPGTELSSGSLNLEATLVLQVTRVGAETALARIIRLVEQAQARRAPIQGLADRVAGRFCYGVIALAVATFLFWWLFGAQHWPEVLQASAPGMPMTHEMSHGVDHGHGMHHSGLGSGASTPMGLALQLSIAVLVVACPCALGLATPTVITVATGLAARRGWLFRGGDVIETAAALEHVVFDKTGTLTLGRPLVTDVYGDDPDHLLQLAASLEQSSRHPLAYALLQEAQGRKLALLDCDDVRTVSGQGLEGHVDGASSRVLVGKPDWLVEKGVAIVPAAQDWLAAAEGSVVAVAVGDALMGLVQIEDQLRPDVAPALQRLRSHGLALSVFSGDRQAAVQRLGQQLGFAAQDLGWQMLPEQKLQRLEQLRQAERVAMVGDGINDAPALAAADLGIAIGTGTQIAQDSAGLVLLGDRLDNLPEALSLARRTLVKVRQNLFWAFGYNLIVLPVAAGALLPSHGVLLSPPLAALLMALSSITVVLNALALRLP, encoded by the coding sequence GTGAGCCCTGCGGTTCAGACCGTCGTCCTGGATGTGGAAGGGATGAAGTGCGGCGGTTGCGTCCGCGCCGTGGAAACCACCCTCTTAGATCAGCCCGGTGTCCAGCGCGCCGATGTGAATCTGGTCAGCCGCTCGGCCTGGCTCGATCTCACCGCCGGTGAGAGCGATGTCGATGGTGTCTTGAAAGCCCTTGCAGACAGGGGCTTTCCAGCCAAGGAGCGTTCCCTGGATGCGCCGATTGGAGGGATGGCTGCCGGGCAGGTGCTGCCGGGCTGGTGGCAGCAATGGCGACAGCTGATGGTGGCCTTGGTGCTGCTGTTGCTGTCGGTTCTGGGACATGTCAGCGAGGCAGGGCATCTGTCGCTGCCTCTGATCGGCACCCTGCCTTTCCACGCCACGCTGGCCACGGTGGCGCTCCTCGGACCGGGCCGTCCAATCCTGGTGGGTGGAGTTGCGGCCGCTCGAGTAGGAACTCCCAGCATGGATTCCCTTGTGGGCCTGGGGGTAAGCAGTGCCTATGTGGCCAGCCTCGTGGCCTTGGTCTGGCCCCAGGTGGGTTGGCCCTGCTTTTTCAATGAACCGGTGATGTTGCTGGGGTTCGTCCTGCTGGGGCGTTTCCTGGAGGAACGGGCCCGTTTTCGGACCGGTCAGGCCCTGCAGCAACTAGCCCAGCTCCAGCCGGACACCGCGCGGTTGCTGTTGAGCGACGGGACGATCCGTGAGGTGCGCGTGGGCGCTCTCAGGCCTGGTGAAACCGTCCAGCTCCTGGCCGGTGACCGCATCCCGGTGGATGGAGAGGTGCTGGAGGGGGCCTCGGCCGTTGATGTGTCCAGCCTCACCGGTGAGCCCCTCCCGATGCAGGCGGAGCCTGGCACGGAGTTGTCCTCCGGAAGCCTCAATTTGGAGGCAACTCTGGTGCTGCAGGTCACCCGTGTCGGTGCTGAAACCGCCCTGGCCCGGATCATTCGTCTGGTGGAGCAGGCCCAGGCCCGTCGGGCGCCCATCCAGGGCCTGGCCGATCGTGTGGCAGGGCGCTTCTGCTACGGCGTGATCGCCTTGGCCGTCGCCACCTTTCTGTTCTGGTGGTTGTTCGGGGCCCAGCACTGGCCTGAGGTTCTGCAGGCTTCAGCACCTGGGATGCCCATGACCCATGAGATGTCCCATGGAGTGGACCATGGCCATGGCATGCATCACAGTGGCTTGGGCAGTGGAGCCAGCACCCCGATGGGTCTGGCCCTGCAACTGTCGATCGCGGTTCTGGTGGTCGCCTGCCCCTGTGCCCTCGGTCTGGCGACCCCCACCGTGATCACCGTGGCTACCGGCCTGGCGGCACGGCGCGGCTGGCTGTTCCGCGGTGGAGATGTGATCGAAACCGCCGCCGCTTTGGAGCATGTGGTCTTCGACAAGACCGGCACCCTCACCTTGGGTCGCCCCCTGGTGACCGATGTTTACGGGGACGACCCGGATCATTTGTTGCAGCTCGCGGCCAGCCTGGAGCAAAGCAGCCGACATCCCTTGGCCTATGCCCTGCTGCAGGAGGCCCAGGGCCGGAAGCTGGCTCTGCTGGACTGCGACGACGTTCGCACCGTTTCCGGCCAGGGTCTGGAGGGCCACGTGGATGGTGCCTCCTCTCGGGTTCTTGTGGGCAAGCCCGACTGGTTGGTGGAGAAGGGTGTTGCCATCGTCCCCGCAGCCCAGGACTGGCTTGCCGCCGCTGAAGGCTCGGTGGTGGCTGTGGCGGTGGGAGATGCCCTGATGGGCCTGGTGCAGATCGAGGATCAGCTGCGTCCGGATGTGGCTCCGGCACTGCAACGCCTGCGCTCTCACGGTCTGGCGCTTTCGGTGTTCAGTGGTGATCGGCAGGCCGCTGTTCAGCGCCTTGGTCAGCAGCTGGGCTTTGCTGCCCAGGATCTGGGCTGGCAGATGCTGCCGGAGCAGAAGCTGCAACGCCTCGAGCAGCTGCGGCAGGCGGAGCGGGTGGCGATGGTGGGCGACGGCATCAACGATGCTCCGGCGCTGGCCGCGGCTGATCTTGGGATTGCCATCGGCACCGGCACCCAGATCGCTCAGGACTCGGCTGGCCTGGTGTTGCTTGGCGATCGCCTCGACAATCTGCCTGAGGCCCTCAGCCTGGCGCGCCGCACCCTTGTGAAGGTGCGGCAGAACCTGTTCTGGGCCTTCGGTTACAACCTCATTGTTCTCCCGGTCGCCGCCGGTGCTCTGCTCCCCAGCCATGGGGTGCTGTTGTCGCCCCCGCTGGCGGCGCTGCTGATGGCCCTGAGTTCGATCACTGTGGTGCTCAACGCACTGGCTCTTCGCTTGCCATGA
- a CDS encoding photosystem I assembly protein Ycf3, with amino-acid sequence MPRSNRNDNFIDKSFTVMADLIVKLLPINARSKEAYVYYRDGLSAQNDGDYAEALENYEEALKLEENSTDRSETLKNMAIIYMSNGEEERAIETYRKALEENPNQPSCLKNMGLIYEKWGRIAEEGGEQDSADRWFDQAADVWTQAVRLNPGGYLDIENWLKSTGRSNVDVYF; translated from the coding sequence GTGCCCCGCAGCAACCGCAACGACAACTTCATTGACAAGAGCTTCACGGTGATGGCGGACCTGATCGTCAAGCTGTTGCCGATCAATGCCCGCTCCAAGGAGGCCTACGTCTATTACCGGGATGGCCTCTCGGCCCAGAACGATGGTGACTACGCCGAAGCGCTGGAGAACTACGAGGAAGCCCTGAAGCTTGAGGAGAACTCCACCGACCGGAGCGAAACCCTCAAAAACATGGCCATCATTTACATGTCCAACGGCGAGGAGGAGCGGGCGATCGAGACGTACCGCAAGGCTCTCGAGGAAAACCCGAACCAGCCCTCCTGCCTGAAGAACATGGGGCTGATCTACGAAAAGTGGGGCCGCATCGCCGAGGAGGGCGGTGAGCAGGACTCAGCGGATCGCTGGTTTGACCAGGCCGCTGATGTCTGGACCCAGGCCGTGCGCCTCAATCCCGGCGGTTACCTCGATATCGAGAACTGGCTGAAGTCCACGGGCCGCAGCAACGTCGACGTTTACTTCTGA
- the radA gene encoding DNA repair protein RadA: protein MPKSTAVFVCQVCGARARQFFGRCPECGSWNSLVEQSQPADDGRRRRSAPDPEVAAAPRRSTAMASLEDQPLQRLATGSAEFDRVLGGGLVPGSLVLVGGDPGIGKSTLLLQSASAMAAGASVLYVSAEESAQQVKLRWQRLAGGASELQLLAETDLELVLEELEALRPAVAIIDSIQALHDANLTSAPGSVGQVRECAAALQRLAKRQNISLLLVGHVTKEGMLAGPKVLEHLVDAVLTFEGDRFASHRLLRAVKNRFGATHELGLFEMQSGGLAEVGNPSELFLSDARASGVATIVACEGTRSLVVDLQALVNVTSYASPRRTATGIGTNRLHQILAVLEKHMGLPLSRFDCYLAVAGGLEVEEPAADLGVAAAVVASFRDLTLPAGTVLIGELGLGGQLRPVGQLELRIQEAARLGFQRAVVPRGSGLSDLASGLDLALLEADSVTEALVLALGQAVQPDQD from the coding sequence GTGCCCAAATCCACCGCTGTTTTCGTCTGTCAGGTCTGTGGAGCCCGTGCCCGACAGTTTTTCGGCCGTTGCCCGGAGTGCGGCAGCTGGAATTCGCTGGTGGAGCAATCCCAGCCCGCCGACGATGGCCGTCGCCGCCGCAGTGCCCCGGATCCGGAGGTGGCGGCTGCGCCGCGACGGTCCACGGCCATGGCTTCGCTGGAGGATCAGCCGCTGCAGCGGCTGGCCACCGGGTCGGCAGAATTTGACCGCGTTCTGGGTGGTGGTCTGGTCCCCGGTTCGCTGGTGCTCGTGGGGGGCGATCCGGGCATTGGCAAGAGCACATTGCTGCTGCAGAGCGCCTCAGCGATGGCGGCCGGTGCATCCGTGCTCTATGTGAGTGCTGAGGAATCAGCCCAGCAGGTGAAGCTGCGCTGGCAGCGGCTTGCCGGGGGGGCGTCGGAGCTGCAGTTGCTGGCCGAAACCGATCTGGAACTGGTGCTGGAGGAGCTGGAGGCCCTGCGCCCCGCTGTGGCGATCATCGACAGCATTCAGGCGTTGCATGACGCCAATCTCACCAGTGCGCCGGGGTCGGTCGGTCAGGTGCGTGAATGTGCGGCTGCTCTGCAACGGCTGGCGAAACGCCAGAACATTTCGTTGTTGTTGGTGGGCCATGTCACCAAGGAAGGCATGTTGGCCGGCCCGAAGGTGTTGGAACACCTCGTGGATGCGGTGCTCACCTTTGAGGGGGATCGCTTCGCCAGTCATCGTCTGCTGCGGGCCGTCAAGAACCGCTTCGGTGCCACCCATGAGTTGGGTTTGTTTGAGATGCAGAGCGGTGGCCTGGCCGAGGTGGGCAACCCTAGTGAGCTGTTCCTCAGCGATGCCCGCGCCTCCGGTGTCGCCACGATCGTGGCCTGTGAAGGCACGCGCTCGTTGGTGGTGGATCTGCAGGCCTTGGTGAACGTCACCAGCTATGCCAGTCCGCGCCGCACGGCGACAGGGATCGGCACCAACCGTCTGCACCAGATCCTGGCGGTGCTGGAGAAGCACATGGGGCTGCCGCTCTCCCGCTTCGACTGCTACCTCGCCGTCGCCGGTGGCCTGGAGGTGGAGGAACCTGCGGCGGATCTGGGGGTGGCGGCAGCGGTGGTGGCCAGCTTCAGGGATCTCACCCTGCCTGCGGGCACGGTGTTAATCGGCGAGCTTGGTTTGGGGGGGCAGTTGCGCCCTGTGGGGCAGCTGGAGCTTCGGATCCAGGAAGCGGCCCGGCTGGGGTTCCAGCGGGCCGTCGTTCCCCGGGGCAGTGGCCTGAGCGATCTGGCTTCGGGTTTGGATCTGGCTCTGCTGGAGGCCGACAGCGTCACCGAGGCCCTGGTGCTGGCACTCGGTCAGGCCGTGCAGCCTGACCAGGACTGA
- the rpaB gene encoding response regulator transcription factor RpaB, with the protein MTATAPTKETILVVDDEASIRRILETRLSMIGYNVVTACDGTEALELFPTCTPDLVVLDVMMPKLDGYGVCQELRKESDVPIVMLTALGDVADRITGLELGADDYVVKPFSPKELEARIRCVLRRVEKEQVAGIPNSGVIQVSDLRIDTNKRQVFRGDERIRLTGMEFSLLELLVSRSGEPFNRGEILKEVWGYTPERHVDTRVVDVHISRLRSKLEDDPANPELILTARGTGYLFQRIVDSVASEGP; encoded by the coding sequence ATGACGGCCACGGCTCCCACCAAGGAAACGATCCTCGTGGTCGACGACGAGGCATCGATACGCCGGATCCTGGAAACCCGTTTATCCATGATCGGGTACAACGTCGTGACCGCCTGCGACGGCACCGAAGCTCTGGAATTGTTCCCTACCTGCACGCCCGACCTGGTGGTGCTGGACGTGATGATGCCAAAGCTTGACGGCTATGGCGTCTGCCAGGAGCTGCGCAAGGAATCAGATGTTCCCATCGTGATGCTGACGGCCCTCGGCGACGTTGCCGACCGGATCACCGGACTTGAGCTCGGCGCCGATGACTACGTGGTGAAGCCCTTCAGCCCAAAGGAGCTGGAGGCCCGCATCCGCTGCGTGTTGCGCCGGGTCGAGAAGGAGCAGGTGGCGGGCATTCCCAACTCCGGCGTCATCCAGGTCAGCGACCTGCGCATCGACACCAACAAACGCCAGGTGTTCCGTGGCGATGAACGCATCCGCTTAACGGGGATGGAATTCAGCCTGTTGGAACTGCTAGTGAGCCGCTCCGGTGAACCGTTCAACCGCGGCGAGATCCTCAAGGAGGTTTGGGGCTACACCCCGGAACGCCACGTGGACACCCGGGTGGTGGATGTTCATATCTCTCGCCTGCGTTCCAAATTGGAGGATGATCCTGCCAATCCCGAGTTGATCCTCACGGCTCGGGGCACCGGCTATCTGTTCCAGCGCATCGTCGATTCCGTTGCCTCCGAAGGTCCCTGA
- the plsX gene encoding phosphate acyltransferase PlsX codes for MPPKVPDPTPAPQPRHKTNRPRAIRRLVIWYRRNAAVTTIVDGAANSATAASSMAGNVAETVVSGAGTVASSVLQPLGFDPLRWLQGGSDTDEIDDAKRLWVAVDGMGGDHAPGPILEGCLDAIDRLPLKIRFVGEIDRVMAAANSLGLREALESAQASGHLDLVASGPSIGMDDEATAVRRKRDASINVAMDLVKKGEALAVYSAGNSGAVMASAIFRLGRLKGIDRPAIGALFPTKDPGKPVLVLDVGANMDCKPTYLHQFALLGNIYSRDVLQVKRPRIGLLNIGEEECKGNDLSLKTHELLQDESRLHFAGNCEGRDVLSGDFDVVVCDGFTGNVLLKFLESVGSVLLGVLRAELPRGRRGKVGSAFLRSNLKRIKKRLDHAEHGGALLLGVNGISVIGHGSSKALSVVSALRIAHSAASHGVMEDLATLQQGCD; via the coding sequence TTGCCTCCGAAGGTCCCTGATCCCACCCCGGCACCTCAGCCGCGGCACAAGACCAACCGTCCTCGGGCGATCCGTCGCCTGGTGATTTGGTATCGGCGCAACGCCGCCGTCACAACCATCGTTGATGGTGCTGCCAACTCAGCGACGGCGGCGAGTTCGATGGCGGGAAATGTGGCGGAGACCGTGGTCTCCGGAGCCGGGACGGTGGCCAGCAGCGTGCTCCAACCGCTGGGGTTCGATCCCCTGCGCTGGCTGCAGGGGGGCAGCGATACCGATGAGATCGACGATGCGAAGCGTCTCTGGGTGGCCGTCGATGGCATGGGCGGGGACCATGCGCCGGGGCCGATCCTGGAGGGATGCCTGGACGCCATTGACCGGCTGCCACTGAAGATCCGCTTCGTGGGGGAAATCGACCGGGTGATGGCCGCCGCCAACAGCCTCGGCCTGCGCGAAGCCTTGGAGAGTGCACAGGCCTCCGGACATCTGGACCTGGTGGCCAGTGGCCCCTCCATCGGCATGGATGACGAAGCCACGGCGGTGCGGCGCAAACGGGACGCCAGCATCAACGTGGCCATGGACCTCGTGAAGAAGGGCGAGGCCCTGGCGGTGTACTCCGCCGGCAACTCCGGTGCGGTGATGGCTTCGGCGATTTTTCGGCTAGGACGGCTGAAGGGCATCGATCGACCTGCCATCGGCGCCCTGTTCCCAACCAAAGATCCAGGCAAGCCGGTGTTGGTGCTCGATGTGGGCGCCAACATGGACTGCAAACCCACCTATCTGCACCAGTTCGCCCTGCTGGGGAACATCTACAGCCGGGACGTGCTGCAGGTGAAACGCCCACGCATCGGGCTGCTGAACATTGGTGAGGAGGAGTGCAAAGGGAACGATCTCTCCCTGAAGACCCACGAATTGCTGCAGGACGAATCCAGGCTCCATTTCGCCGGCAACTGCGAGGGCCGGGATGTGCTGTCGGGCGACTTCGATGTAGTGGTCTGCGATGGATTCACCGGCAACGTGCTGCTGAAGTTCCTGGAGTCCGTCGGCAGTGTTCTGCTGGGGGTGCTGCGGGCGGAGTTGCCCCGGGGGCGTCGCGGCAAGGTTGGATCAGCGTTTTTACGCAGCAACCTCAAACGCATCAAAAAGCGGCTCGACCATGCCGAGCACGGTGGTGCTCTGTTGCTGGGCGTGAACGGCATTTCCGTGATCGGTCACGGCAGCAGCAAGGCCCTCTCGGTGGTCAGTGCCCTGCGCATTGCCCACTCCGCAGCCAGCCATGGGGTGATGGAGGATCTCGCCACGCTGCAACAGGGTTGTGATTGA
- a CDS encoding beta-ketoacyl-ACP synthase III yields MVEPLSTTSGVLFRGSGSATPSRSISNAELGQRVETSDEWIRSRTGIAARRVVNSDESLAELSGVAAERALEMAGWSPDSLDLILLATSTPDDLFGSAPRLQARLGATNAAAFDLTAACSGFLFAVVTAAQYLRSGAMRRILVVGADQLSRWVNWDDRRSCVLFGDAAGAVVLEASENGQDDLDGFLLRSDGSRGEVLQLPQVSQRQPLVGDASHQCGGFDPIQMNGQEVYKFAVREVPAILEKLLAQGVVTADSLDWLLLHQANQRILDAVADRFSVPSEKVLSNLAHYGNTSAATIPLMLDEAVRDGRIQPGHRIASSGFGAGLSWGAALFRWSGPA; encoded by the coding sequence TTGGTCGAGCCGCTCAGCACAACCAGCGGGGTGTTGTTCCGAGGGTCTGGCAGCGCGACGCCCAGCCGCTCGATCAGCAACGCTGAGCTTGGCCAGCGGGTTGAGACGAGTGACGAATGGATCCGCAGTCGCACCGGTATTGCGGCGCGGCGGGTGGTTAACAGTGACGAATCCCTTGCGGAACTGAGCGGAGTGGCGGCGGAACGGGCTTTGGAGATGGCCGGTTGGTCGCCCGACAGCCTCGATCTGATCCTGTTGGCCACCTCCACCCCAGACGACCTGTTCGGTTCAGCGCCACGGCTGCAGGCTCGCCTCGGCGCCACCAATGCCGCGGCGTTTGATCTCACCGCAGCCTGCAGCGGCTTTCTTTTCGCCGTTGTCACCGCCGCCCAGTACCTGCGCAGTGGAGCGATGCGCCGCATCCTCGTGGTGGGGGCCGATCAACTCAGCCGCTGGGTGAACTGGGACGATCGACGCTCCTGCGTTCTCTTCGGTGATGCGGCCGGTGCCGTGGTGCTGGAAGCGTCAGAGAACGGCCAGGATGATCTCGACGGATTCCTGCTCCGCTCCGATGGCAGTCGCGGCGAGGTGCTCCAGCTCCCCCAGGTGAGCCAGCGCCAGCCCCTGGTGGGAGACGCCAGCCATCAGTGCGGCGGCTTCGATCCCATTCAGATGAACGGGCAGGAGGTTTACAAATTCGCGGTGCGTGAGGTGCCGGCGATTCTCGAGAAGTTGCTTGCGCAGGGTGTTGTTACCGCTGATTCCCTCGATTGGCTGCTGCTGCATCAGGCCAACCAGCGCATCCTTGATGCCGTAGCCGATCGCTTCTCGGTGCCCTCAGAAAAGGTGCTCAGCAACCTGGCCCACTACGGCAACACCTCGGCAGCCACCATTCCTCTAATGCTTGATGAAGCCGTGCGCGATGGACGCATCCAACCCGGCCACCGCATCGCCAGCAGTGGATTCGGCGCAGGATTGAGCTGGGGTGCAGCCCTCTTCCGCTGGAGCGGGCCCGCCTAA
- the fabD gene encoding ACP S-malonyltransferase gives MAIAWVFPGQGSQKVGMAEALLSIDGSRERFAMASELLGRDLLAICQGESGGGDGPDDLNDTRNTQPALFVIESLLADNLQQQGRKPALVAGHSLGELVALHSAGVFELETGLQLMKTRSELMASAGGGAMTAVIGFDRAQLDDLVAATDGVSIANDNSDVQVVISGSPEAVEHVSGALKCKRAIPLAVSGAFHSPFMAEAAERFAAELDNVPFLDARVPVLSNSAASASTSADELKQRLKQQMTTGVRWRETMAAMTESGVDTLVEIGPGNVLSGLAKRSMSGVTTAQISGAGDLGQ, from the coding sequence ATGGCGATCGCCTGGGTCTTTCCCGGTCAGGGCTCTCAAAAAGTGGGCATGGCAGAAGCGCTGCTCAGCATCGATGGCAGCCGCGAGCGTTTCGCCATGGCCTCCGAGCTGCTGGGGCGCGACCTGCTGGCGATCTGCCAGGGGGAAAGCGGCGGTGGTGATGGGCCGGATGACCTCAACGACACCCGCAACACCCAGCCCGCCCTGTTCGTGATCGAATCGTTGCTGGCCGACAACCTTCAGCAGCAGGGGCGCAAGCCTGCGCTGGTGGCCGGCCACAGCCTGGGGGAGCTGGTTGCTCTGCACAGCGCAGGGGTGTTTGAGCTGGAGACCGGTCTGCAGCTGATGAAAACCCGCTCAGAACTGATGGCGAGCGCCGGGGGCGGCGCCATGACGGCCGTGATCGGCTTCGATCGTGCTCAGCTGGACGACCTGGTGGCCGCCACGGACGGCGTCAGCATCGCCAACGACAACAGCGATGTCCAGGTGGTGATCTCGGGCTCTCCAGAGGCCGTAGAACACGTGAGTGGAGCCCTGAAATGCAAGCGCGCCATCCCTCTGGCCGTCTCCGGAGCCTTCCACTCCCCGTTCATGGCGGAGGCGGCTGAGCGCTTCGCCGCCGAACTGGACAACGTGCCCTTCCTCGATGCCCGCGTTCCAGTGCTCAGCAACAGCGCCGCCAGCGCAAGCACCAGTGCAGACGAGCTCAAACAGCGCCTGAAGCAGCAAATGACCACCGGCGTGCGCTGGCGCGAAACCATGGCAGCCATGACCGAAAGCGGCGTGGACACCCTGGTGGAAATCGGTCCGGGCAACGTGCTCAGCGGCCTGGCCAAACGCAGCATGAGCGGGGTCACCACCGCCCAGATCTCCGGGGCGGGAGACCTCGGACAGTGA
- a CDS encoding 1-acyl-sn-glycerol-3-phosphate acyltransferase, producing the protein MSHSSLVRTPKPSLTYRLVSSLLVFPVFRLLFRGSTAGNNRVPRQGPLVVVANHGSHLDPPLLGHALGRPVAFMAKAELFSIPLLGRVIRACGAYPVRRGASDREAIRTATARLEEGWATGVFLDGTRQNDGRINNPLPGAALLAARTGAPLLPVAICNSHRALGSGRSWPRLVPIQLRIGDPIPAPASRRRPDLDATTALLQERINALLDQSPQHP; encoded by the coding sequence GTGAGTCACTCCAGCCTCGTCCGCACCCCCAAGCCAAGCCTCACCTACCGGCTGGTCAGCAGCCTGCTGGTGTTCCCGGTCTTCCGCTTGCTGTTCCGCGGATCGACCGCCGGCAACAACCGAGTGCCCAGGCAAGGGCCCCTCGTGGTGGTGGCCAACCATGGCTCACACCTGGACCCGCCCCTGCTGGGTCATGCCCTGGGGCGCCCCGTGGCCTTCATGGCCAAGGCGGAATTGTTCAGCATCCCGTTGCTGGGACGCGTGATCCGGGCCTGTGGTGCCTACCCCGTGCGACGGGGTGCCAGCGATCGCGAAGCGATCCGCACAGCCACGGCTCGCCTCGAAGAAGGCTGGGCCACTGGTGTGTTTCTGGACGGCACCCGACAGAACGATGGCCGGATCAACAACCCACTCCCCGGAGCGGCCCTGCTAGCGGCTCGCACGGGAGCCCCGCTACTGCCGGTGGCCATCTGCAACAGCCACCGCGCCTTGGGCAGCGGGCGCAGCTGGCCGCGCCTGGTGCCGATTCAGCTGCGCATCGGCGACCCCATCCCAGCCCCGGCCAGTCGCCGCAGGCCTGATCTGGATGCCACCACCGCTCTGCTGCAGGAACGCATCAACGCCCTGCTGGATCAGAGTCCGCAGCATCCCTGA